ATGGAGCCtcatttggtttttaaatagatacaaaatcaattttcttttatttctcaaaatatttttggaggtTCTCTAATTTATTAACCTCATATTAAACAAGCCTCTTTCAACCACTTATTCAAGAGAAAATGATCAATCCCACTTTTGGAACTAATTCACCACATATCTCCTCATCTTTTGCTATCATTTAAAACACTCTTCTTGAGAAAACTATACCTGAACCCCCAGATTCTTTACTTGCAAAGACTCCTCATACTTCGGAATTGGCACCATCACATTTGCATTTCAAGCAAGCACATGATAGGCCTCTGATTTCCAATGTATGCAAGTTTTGAAAGATTAACCCAAGATGAGATCTTTCTCAATTTGGAAGGGTGGTGCAATGACCTATAGGTGAATATAGATGGATGTAGGTGAATTTTAGGAAATGACAAGCTTGCacctaattataattatattttgatgaacgaaacaattttttaatattctatcTTGGTGTTAAGTTCATATTTAATTAGAAAGTTTAATTTAACCTTGTAAATGCATGCATGGTACTTTATACTCGCATTGTTTAGATCATAGCTGGGacgttagaaaaaaaaatgggactCCATTACATTtctcattaataaataaatatgtatgaATTACtgattaaaaatagaaataagtcATCCATGCCATGAGAAGTCATGCCTCCAAAAGGAAAAAGCAAAACAAGTCCTTACAATTCAATTCAACTTTTTTGGCATCCATGATGAGTTTATCAACCTAACTATTACCCACCAACTAATAATAATTGTAGCATTAATGCGAGTCAACTAACAATCCTCTATCTTGGAATTTGATCTAttaaattttcttccttttaccTCTATCTTGGTATTTGACATGTTAAAATTGGACCCTCACTCCATGTTATTTACCAGCATAGTTTTTAAGTAGAAATAGGTATAGTTGCTATGCtactaaattttatatttcgAAATTGGacatattaaaaatgttttgattaaaaataaagataattttaatgttttcatatattttaaggaaataaaattaatttggtgtcccattttttttttttttcaggatcAATAAAGTGTGAACCCCATATTTAAGAATCCTACGTAACTATgtttagaatttgaaaatgacATATAAACATTCATTGAACCTAAAAACTCTCCTTGAGAGgtttaattaatatatacttGAAATTTCCACCCAAAAAACTTAGCACTGACCTTGTTTGAGGTAAATTTAGTGGAATGCATTATGGGAATTGCTCAATAGTTAAAAATGAGGGTGTGCTTGTTAAACCCAAAAGATTAAATACATGGTCAACCTGATACCAATTTTTTAGATGATGATACAATAACCCAATTATcaattcataaattttatataaatgagGAGACATATATTTTCAGAGAacatcttttaataatttttcattgtttttgcattttttttagtgtaattttaaaaaataattatataaatatgaaaaatgattaaaaataaggtactagatatacaaattattttaaaaataggttaaatacAATTCAGGtcctaaataaaattttattttataaaacattataaaattatttttttaaactgttTTTTCACAACtgttattttaagaatattttaaaatgtcttCTTTTGTCACTTCAAATGATTGGGTTCATTAATCTTAACTATTCATTCAATGCTTGTGTTTGCATCCACTGCTCACATCCATATCCACCATTGTacatattgatatatttatttatttttgtttttatttctaagATTAACAACTTTGGAACATAAAATGATTAGGGAGTAGAGTATGAATGCAAGAACAACTTTTGAACTTAAACATTAAGATAACAATGGTCTAAATCAGATCAAATGATTTACTTGTGTGTTGGGTGTATCCCAGAAGCCCACATCAAATGGAAAATCACCCTCACCTCCCTGGATTTGTTCAATCATACCATCCATGGGTCCCTTTTTCTGTGCTGCAGTTTCTTCTGTCCTGAGGCTTGCGATAAGCATCTCTCCAGAAGCCGAAAAGTCAGTTTCTTGATCCATTTGAGCATGCTCAGCTAACAGGCTTTCCCACCATATGATGTCATCATTCGGTTGTGGTGACGTGGATCAGCTTACTGGAAGTACTTACTTGTGTGTCAAAAGTATCCACAGCTGTAGTTTTTAGTTCAAACCTTGGCAAGGCTTTGGAGAACTTGTGAGGGTGAGGTTTTATAGCTTTGGTTTTAGAATGTGTTCCCTTTTTCTGTGTTGCAGTTTCTTCTGTCCAGAGGCTTGCGATAAGCATCTCTCCAGAAGCCGAAAAGTCAGTTTCTTGATCCATTTGAGCATGCTCAGCTAACAGGCTTTCCCACCATATGATGTCATCATTCGGTTGTGGTGACGTGGATGATGGCTTACTGGAAGTACTTACTTGTGTGTCAAAAGTATCCACAGCTGTAGTTTTTAGTTCAAACCTTGGCAAGGCTTTGGAGAACTTGTGAGGGTGAGGCTTTATAGCTTTGGTTTTAGAATGTGTTTGGGGTTTTTTTCTCCCTTCTTCCTGGAACTGAACCTTCTTTTTCAGGTGGTGACCATGCCAATAGTTCTTGACATCATTAGCAGTCCTCCCTGGAAGCCTACCCGCAATCAAGGACCATCTATACACGCACAACATCAGACAAAGTATCAACTGAACAGCTCTTTTGTAAGTTCTGAACAGCTTCAGAACTAATATAATATCATTATCAAGCTAGTACTTGAGTTATTATAGACTTGCCTGTTCCCCAACAAATTGTGAAGCCTAATCATGAGATCAACCTCGTCTAATGCAAACTCTCCTCTCTTGATATCTGGCTTCAAATAATTGAGCCATCTCAATCTGCAGCTCTTTAGGCATCTATTCAACCCTGCAAACTCAAGAAAACGAAACTCTTTAAGCAAAACAGaagtaaaaaaaacacaaattaatACTGATCCCTTTCTCTTTCATGTCACCTGCTCGGAGGGGAACCAGATGCCACTTTCCTTCTCCATATTTCTCAATGCATTTCCTCAGGAGAACATCCTCTTCTTGGGTCCATGCACCCTTTCTAACTCCTAAGCTCTTCATCGAGTCAACTCAACACAAGAGACCGGCTCCTTCTCTAATTATTGATTGATATATAACAACCTCGAACCTGTTCTATCTCATGACTCGGACACCAGACCCCTAATTGGTTGATTCGACACGTTTCTTATGGTGCATTACCTGGCTTCCGAATGCGATGGACATCATGGACAAAGGGTGTGTGTCATAAGAGATATTTACCCATTATGTATCAACTTACTATAAATGTACAGCGAAATTTAGGAATTAATTGCTGACTAGTATCCTTTATGAACAATCTCTATTTTGTGGTGCAAATGTATAAACTGGTGTGATCCCGAAGACAACCACGTGCTACCATATTTTAATGTCCAGAGGAATTCATTTGGACATTGGTAGGATGAATGGGACATTACGTAGAAGATTTGGATTCTGATACCACTGTTTCCTTGACAAAAAGCAACCAAGTGATGGGAACCTTTGAGGGCCACCGCTCCTCTTTCAactttaacattttcttttgtcGACTAACCCATGTTCACTGAAAAGGGAAGCTCCATGGGTCCTCTACCATTATATTATGGCCGCTATGCAGTGGCAGCAGCTAATTCATGGGAATTGTCAGCGAAGAAAGGTACAATCATTAGGATATGCCTCTGGCTCGCGGAGGACTTTGTTTCTGACCAGTAACGTcgataaaaatacattttagaACTTTTTCTATTGTCAATTCAATGACCGGGTTCATTCTCAACCATCCATCTGTTGCTTGGGACGTGTGTCATTTCCTACAATGTACTCTCCTCACTGACAAttattttccctcaaatatatacaagtataaaaatttgcatataaattaaaattgttttaaaatttgaaaaatgatggaaattgataaaagtataaaaatttcACCTGaacctttgaaattttttgataaaataagtaatgtgtagatattaaattattatattttaaaaaaattaataaaataacaaatatgaGTTTTCAAGTGAATATTTTGATTAGTagtgttaagaaaaaaaatttgttattgttaataaaaatagaagaaagttATGATTTTGCACACCAGTAATTCCTTAATTCTGCATGCATCATTTTCTCCAAAGACCTTTTGAcattaaagaaggaaaaaagaaaaagaaaaaaaaagagcttAATATAGAGGCAGCAATAAGATATCTTATTGAAGAAGACGTTTTTAGACTTATGTGGGAACATTATAGgctttaatgaaatttttataatatcatttttatcttctttttttcttaattaaaaaaagttgttattccaaatatatcattttctaaACCTAAACTATTTAATCGGCGTGTATTATTGGTTTAATGCGAATTAAAAACCAAAgttccttcattttttattgctttaatgtggaatgtaaaaaaattaattggttaaaagagATTCAATACTCCTCGTATTTGTGAATTTATCGCTTCCttctttttacttgaaaaataacatattttttattatataaatgtCACTTATCATCTCAAGTatttatacataattttaagagaaatgattatttttataagaaaaaagtgAGGATATTTATACCAAAACGAAGCCAAAAAAGAATGGAGGGTTAAAccctatttggtaactattttttaaaaccgttctaaaaaatagtttttgaaaattattttataattttttataaaataaaagtcggtttgaaaacctaaaatatttttaacatattttaatatttttaaaaataacattttatatccaatgttttatttttaaattatattatatgtttgtataattattttttaaaataattttttaaaaataaataaaaataatataaaacaattaaaatatgttatataaaaagactttattatatattcttagaaacataaaacaaaaaaaaaaaattctagttgTAAGACTGTAGACCCCTTTTGTGGTGAGGGCCCGGAGAGTtgttatttctttccttttcattaTATCCTTGGAAGGGGGGACCTCCCTGAAAGCAGCTGCATGGTTTGTGGTGAGGCCCCGTGAGAGTtgttatttctttccttttcattaTATCCTTGGAAGGGGGGACCTCCCTGAAAGCAGCTGCATGGACGTGTAGCAAGAGAGGATGGTTGGCCATGGTGGTGGGTGAATATGACGGATTGGCGGAATGGTGCACAGTGGAGCGGGTGATGGCTTGCTGCAGAAGACAGGAACAGGGGGGAGGAGATATTTAGCTGAAATTTTCCTTTGGCTTGACGGGGGGGAAGACCTTTTTTTCGTGAGGCTTTTGAGAAGAAAACCAGAGGTGTGCTGAGAAGGAGGGGCCTCAACAAGGAGAAACCGGAGGAAGGGGAGAGCTTTCCAGGGACCGTGAGAAAGAAGCAGGGGAGGAATCGCTCAGGTTTGATCATACCTTACCTTGTGTTCTTCACCTTTCttttatctcattttattttgatggTCACACTAATGCTTCTAGTTGATGTTTGGATGCTTGCTCTGATCATTTAATGTGTTAAATCTGCTTCTTGTTTTCGTTTGCTGGGTCTCTGTCTTCCCTTGTATGAGCTGTGTGATTATTATGCTGTTTGTCTATGTGATAAGACCATTCGGACCCTCTCACCAGCTTCTTTTGAAAGCTCcttaattttcatcaaaatgggGCTTGGATTTAACGGCATCATCTTCTCTTCTATatactctgtttttttttttttatcactatcaTCCCTGTTTCTGGCATTTTGGAGTGTTGAACATCATGTCGAATCTGGCGAAATCAGACCGTCTTCGCTTCACACCGTTTATGATCTCAGCCATGAGGAGTGTTGCTAACATTCAGGTATGAAAGAGAGTGATGTAAGGAGTGGCCATGGGCGACGTTATGAAGCCAAGAAATAATCCTGAGCTAGCCAATTTTAAAACAGTCCTAACTCTGGGACGGTTGGGTATGTATATGGTATGGCGTTCTTCATTATTGATCTACTAGCCTAGGCAATTTAGATTATGGCCAAGTGTTCTGATAGAGATGGAGAAGCTATAAGGCTGCCAGAGGACCAATTCCAAAAGATGGAAAATCATGCTCTGAACGAAGAGCCGCTGTATGCTTTTAGATTGAGTTGTGGAGCTGCAGATACATAAACAGAGGGCTGCGGAGGAATTATCATCATGTAAGAAGCTTCCCGACTTGCCTCAGAATCAATCATCAAGCAAAGCCCTGCCAAATTTAGAGAGAGTGGAATCACTTGTACAGGTGAACCTTTCCAACAATCATTTGCATGGCAGTTTACCTTCCACCAGAGCATTCTTCGCCATCAATTCGAGCTTAGTCTCAGGAAACAATCCTTGTGGTGGGGACACTGCAAGTGAGCCACCACCATGCAAGAGGTTAAAAATCCCAGTTGGAGGGTTCTTCGTCACTTGTCTCCTAGTTGTTTCGGTGGTGCTCACTCTTGCTGTTTTTGCCGCTGTGTTCATCCTACACCGAGATGGGTCAGAGCTCAAGAGGGTAGAACATGAAGATGGGATGTGGGAAATGCAGTCCTTTGATTCCAAAGTCTCAAAATCGATCACAATCCAAAGCATACTGCCgtttataatagaaaataatgtgaTTTCATACAAGGAAAAGATTAAAATGGTGAGACGGCCTCCCTTACAGCTTTGATGAATCGACTTGTTATTCATCTAAAAAAGGCTCATGGATCAGAATCCTATGAGACCATCTATAGTGTATCTTCTGAAATTGTCATAAGAGGTCCAGGCCCACTTTTGCATGGTGCGCCTCCCAAATACCCCACTTACCCATCTTTTTGTTCCCGCCACCTTTCCTTTCTCTATCACCACATGCATCTCTCAAGCCCACCATGCCCATATTTCACACCCACTGAACCCATGTTTCTCTCATCACCCCTCATCCGATCCCACACGAGCTCACCACCTTCATGTGTTCATTCCTCACTCATACATGTATGGAACCATGCATCCATGGCTGCCCATCATTCCCACTCCCGTCTCGTGCCAACTGCCCAAGCCATTCCACTTCATCACCTTTCCACCCCCCATGCTTGCCACATTCATTTCTTCCAACACCCTTTAAACTCACTCCATCCGCCACCCATTTAACCCCATTGCAAACATGGCCACCTCATACCCATTTCTCTTACTCATAATTCCATTCAACACTTCCCAACTCACCCCGTTTCCCCGCCATCTCTCAATATTCCTTAACCCATTTATCTCATTATCCCCTCCACCATGTAACCCACTGTCTTCATGCCCCGCTAATCCCATACCCGTcaccactttctctctctctctaaatctTCATCCATACCCATTTCTCTCACTCACTACCTTTCCGTTCTTTCCAAACCCACAAAACCATCTCATCCCGCCACCTTCCATCCTCCGTTCCGCCAATAACCACCCGAAGACTAAGAAGATTCTACAGTTCCAGCGCTCGAGACAAATAATTACTGGCGTCTTTTCCGAAAGAGAACAAGACAATAATGAGTATGCTGCACGGGTTGATCCCTATGTGACATGCGGGTATCCTATTTTAAGGGGTGTCTAGGAATTGATTTGCAAGCCAGGATACATATCCGCCACAGCGAAGTGCCTGGCTTACGTCATTTGCATCACAAGACAATCATGAGATGCGAGTATCGTTTGCATTGGAGTGAAGTGTACTCTCCATAATTGGTGCTCTTGGAAGTATACCTACGAGATGAAGCAGATATATTATCTGTTTTATTTGTGTTAAAGTATATTATATTATGGGCTATAGGCCCAATTAGGTTATTTGTATAGTACTTGTACTATACACTTGTATCGCACAGTATTTGTACTGCACACTTGTACCGCACCCTTGTACTGCACCCTTGTACTATACACAtatgcctcctatataaagacactgatgtatattcttttaatcacataatagaatacaattattctatatttctaacatggtatcagagccactgttctgaacttttttttttttcttagcagTCTTGTTTTCATTAGTGTGACTTCCTTCTTTCACTAAGTCATCCCGTCGTCGTCCTTGGGTTCCGGACCTGCAGCTGCCATCGTTAAGAAGTTTCACACTGCACAGACCACTGCCCTTTGCATCA
This DNA window, taken from Vitis vinifera cultivar Pinot Noir 40024 chromosome 2, ASM3070453v1, encodes the following:
- the LOC100232838 gene encoding LOW QUALITY PROTEIN: transcription factor MYB90 (The sequence of the model RefSeq protein was modified relative to this genomic sequence to represent the inferred CDS: inserted 2 bases in 1 codon); the encoded protein is MKSLGVRKGAWTQEEDVLLRKCIEKYGEGKWHLVPLRAGLNRCLKSCRLRWLNYLKPDIKRGEFALDEVDLMIRLHNLLGNRWSLIAGRLPGRTANDVKNYWHGHHLKKKVQFQEEGRKKPQTHSKTKAIKPHPHKFSKALPRFELKTTAVDTFDTQVSTSSKPSSTSPQPNDDIIWWESLLAEHAQMDQETDFSASGEMLIASLWTEETATQKKGTHSKTKAIKPHPHKFSKALPRFELKTTAVDTFDTQVSTSSKLXSTSPQPNDDIIWWESLLAEHAQMDQETDFSASGEMLIASLRTEETAAQKKGPMDGMIEQIQGGEGDFPFDVGFWDTPNTQVNHLI